Proteins encoded by one window of Ulvibacter sp. MAR_2010_11:
- a CDS encoding 1-acyl-sn-glycerol-3-phosphate acyltransferase — protein sequence MGFTKFIFYKVLGWKINGTFDSSIKKAVVIVVPHTSWHDFYIGVFTRRILKTEINFVGKKELFKWPLGWYFRWMGGAPLDRTEGQNKVEAIADLFKSKEEFRLSLAPEGTRKKVAAWKTGYYYIAQTAQVPIIPVAFDYSTKTVTINPAFYPTNDIEKDTIKLRNYYKGVVGKKPANT from the coding sequence CTTTCGATTCTTCAATTAAAAAGGCAGTTGTAATTGTCGTGCCTCACACCAGTTGGCACGATTTCTACATTGGAGTTTTTACACGTCGAATTTTAAAAACTGAAATTAATTTTGTTGGTAAAAAAGAACTTTTCAAATGGCCCCTTGGTTGGTATTTTCGGTGGATGGGAGGCGCGCCTTTAGACAGAACCGAAGGACAAAATAAGGTTGAAGCCATTGCCGACTTGTTTAAAAGTAAAGAAGAATTCAGATTATCCTTAGCACCCGAAGGAACACGTAAAAAAGTAGCGGCTTGGAAAACCGGTTATTACTATATTGCACAAACGGCTCAAGTGCCTATAATTCCTGTAGCTTTCGACTACAGCACAAAAACCGTAACCATCAACCCCGCATTTTATCCAACAAACGATATTGAAAAAGACACTATAAAACTTCGAAATTATTACAAGGGAGTAGTAGGGAAGAAGCCTGCAAACACCTGA